A window from Plectropomus leopardus isolate mb chromosome 21, YSFRI_Pleo_2.0, whole genome shotgun sequence encodes these proteins:
- the sugct gene encoding LOW QUALITY PROTEIN: succinate--hydroxymethylglutarate CoA-transferase (The sequence of the model RefSeq protein was modified relative to this genomic sequence to represent the inferred CDS: inserted 1 base in 1 codon), whose product MLTGVKMSAPLSGFGRRXPALCPVGLCPQLRRGPPVRCPPGTRWLSRAGAGGHLRPLEGVRVLDLTRVLAGPFATMILGDLGAEVIKVERPGAGDDTRAWGPPFVGAESAYFLSVNRNKKSISVDLKHPRGASIIQQLAGVCDVLVENYLPGKLHQMGLGYEQLSRVNPRLIYCSISGYGQTGPQSQSPGYDSIASAVSGMMHITGRGRRDPVRPGVAMTDLATGLYAHGAVMAALLLRQKTERGVHIDCNLLSSQVSCLSHIAANYLNAGKEARRWGTAHESIVPYQGFKTKDGHIVVAAGNDKQFVKVCQILQLMELADEPKYKTNKLRVQNRTELLLTLSQRFLQEKTADWLRRFEGSGVPVGPINSIQEVFSDPQVSSVRPQLHSSSALSILSFVRPQLLSD is encoded by the exons ATGCTAACAGGTGTGAAGATGTCCGCTCCTCTCTCCGGGTTTGGACGCC GTCCCGCTCTCTGTCCGGTGGGTCTGTGTCCGCAGCTCCGGAGGGGTCCTCCGGTGAGGTGTCCGCCGGGGACTCGGTGGCTGTCACGCGCAGGAGCAG GAGGACACCTGAGACCGCTGGAGGGCGTCCGAGTGTTGGACCtgaccag AGTTCTGGCGGGCCCCTTCGCCACCATGATACTGGGAGATCTGGGAGCTGAGGTGATCAAAGTGGAGCGACCAG GCGCAGGCGACGACACCAGAGCCTGGGGTCCTCCGTTTGTCGGAGCAGAGAGCGCCTATTTCCTCAGCGTCAACCGAAACAAaaag AGTATTTCTGTGGACCTGAAGCATCCCAGAGGAGCGAGCATCATTCAGCAG cttGCAGGAGTGTGTGACGTGCTGGTAGAGAACTACCTGCCAGGGAAACTTCATCAGATGGGTTTAGGATACGAGCAGCTGAGCAGAGTGAACCCTCGTCTCATCTACTGCTCCATATCAG gTTACGGACAGACGGGTCCTCAGTCTCAGAGTCCGGGTTACGACTCCATCGCCTCCGCCGTGTCGGGAATGATGCACATCACGGGGCGAG GACGGAGAGACCCGGTGCGTCCAGGCGTCGCCATGACGGACCTGGCGACGGGGCTGTACGCACACGGAGCCGTCATGGCTGCCCTGCTGCTGCGACAGAAGACGGAGAGGGGAGTTCACATCGACTGTAACCTGCTGTCCTCACAG gtttCCTGTCTCAGCCACATTGCTGCGAACTATCTGAACGCGGGGAAGGAGGCGAGGCGCTGGGGGACGGCCCACGAGAGCATCGTACCTTATCAG ggCTTCAAAACCAAAGACGGACACATCGTGGTCGCTGCAGGAAACGACAAACAGTTTGTTAAAGTCTGTCAG atccTGCAGCTGATGGAGCTCGCAGACGAACCAAAGTACAAAACCAACAAGCTGAGAGTCCAAAACcgcacagagctgctgctgacgcTGTCCCAGAG GTTCCTGCAGGAAAAgacagctgattggctgaggaGGTTTGAGGGCTCAGGTGTTCCTGTTGGACCAATCAACAGCATCCAGGAAGTGTTCTCCGATCCACAGgtcag CTCCGTCCGTCCTCAGCTCCATTCGTCCTCTGCTCTGTCCATCCTCAGCTTTGTCCGTCCTCAGCTCCTGAGTGACTGA